Proteins found in one Oceaniferula flava genomic segment:
- a CDS encoding DUF1566 domain-containing protein: MKGQSHFIILASTLLAVTAMAEEQKRTYPLVDTGQIRTYAGNNEIPYPKAGEAYFGQDAQFSAAPFSFTDNHDGTVTDANTGLMWQQVPSAKGFGWKEAIEYCNELKLGGYDDWRIPTLKELFSISDFSSGWPYLDTHYFTLATGNVSKDEQYWTSNDYKVGTTHNGAHSAFGVNHVTGHIKAYPSGAGGPRGGKCVRAVRGKVYGENAFKENKDGTITDEATGLMWMTADAGKGMEWKEALAYAESSTHAGYDDWRLPNVKELQSIVDYSGVFPAIEPLFECSPITNEAGEKDYPYYWTSTSAQFSKRNPGYHYAWYVAFGRAVNGEGIDTHGAGAVRFDTKSASGPDGEGGERYTNYVRLVRGGVAKPRASGPEIEKVQAVAAQEEGGQRPSGPPRGERPNGNRPGGELQGGPPQAGRPDGKAFIARLDKDGDGKVSKAEFDGPAEHFTQIDQNGDGKIDAREAKNVPPKGGPPQEGAPSR, encoded by the coding sequence ATGAAAGGACAATCGCATTTTATAATACTCGCCAGCACGCTACTTGCTGTGACCGCGATGGCAGAGGAACAGAAGCGGACTTATCCTCTTGTTGATACTGGACAGATCCGAACTTACGCCGGAAATAATGAAATTCCTTACCCCAAGGCGGGTGAAGCCTACTTTGGTCAGGATGCTCAGTTTTCAGCCGCTCCGTTCTCCTTCACCGATAATCACGACGGCACCGTCACGGATGCCAATACCGGCTTGATGTGGCAGCAGGTCCCCAGTGCGAAGGGTTTCGGCTGGAAAGAGGCGATCGAATACTGCAACGAACTCAAGTTAGGCGGTTATGACGATTGGCGGATTCCCACTCTCAAGGAGTTGTTCTCGATCAGCGATTTTTCCAGTGGCTGGCCCTATCTGGATACTCACTATTTCACCCTAGCCACAGGGAACGTCTCCAAGGACGAGCAATACTGGACGTCCAATGACTACAAGGTGGGCACTACCCACAACGGTGCGCATTCCGCATTTGGAGTCAATCATGTCACGGGTCACATCAAGGCTTACCCCTCCGGCGCGGGAGGACCGCGTGGAGGGAAGTGCGTGCGAGCTGTTCGCGGCAAGGTCTATGGTGAAAATGCCTTCAAGGAGAATAAGGACGGAACGATCACCGATGAGGCAACCGGGCTGATGTGGATGACAGCTGATGCCGGTAAGGGAATGGAGTGGAAGGAGGCGCTTGCATACGCTGAGTCATCGACCCATGCCGGTTACGACGACTGGCGTCTGCCCAATGTCAAGGAGCTGCAGAGCATCGTGGATTACTCCGGAGTTTTCCCAGCGATTGAGCCTCTATTTGAGTGCTCTCCGATCACCAACGAGGCGGGTGAAAAAGACTACCCCTATTATTGGACGAGCACATCGGCCCAGTTTAGCAAACGGAACCCTGGATACCACTACGCTTGGTATGTTGCCTTTGGTCGTGCGGTCAATGGGGAGGGTATCGATACCCATGGGGCTGGCGCCGTGCGCTTCGATACCAAATCCGCGTCCGGCCCTGATGGGGAAGGCGGCGAGCGTTATACGAACTATGTCCGACTCGTTCGCGGTGGAGTTGCCAAACCACGCGCTTCTGGTCCTGAAATAGAGAAAGTTCAGGCTGTCGCGGCGCAAGAAGAAGGTGGCCAGCGCCCTTCCGGTCCGCCACGGGGGGAGCGCCCTAACGGAAATCGACCAGGTGGAGAACTTCAAGGAGGTCCTCCGCAGGCTGGTCGTCCAGATGGTAAGGCGTTCATAGCTCGATTAGATAAGGATGGCGACGGCAAGGTATCCAAAGCTGAATTCGACGGCCCCGCCGAACACTTCACCCAAATCGATCAAAACGGAGATGGAAAGATCGATGCCCGCGAGGCGAAAAATGTGCCTCCAAAAGGTGGTCCACCTCAAGAAGGTGCCCCGTCGAGATAA